Proteins from one Capricornis sumatraensis isolate serow.1 chromosome 2, serow.2, whole genome shotgun sequence genomic window:
- the ARL4C gene encoding ADP-ribosylation factor-like protein 4C — protein MGNISSNISAFQSLHIVMLGLDSAGKTTVLYRLKFNEFVNTVPTIGFNTEKIKLSNGTAKGISCHFWDVGGQEKLRPLWKSYSRCTDGIIYVVDSVDVDRLEEAKTELHKVTKFAENQGTPLLVIANKQDLPKSLPVAEIEKQLALHELIPATTYHVQPACAIIGEGLTEGMDKLYEMILKRRKSLKQKKKR, from the coding sequence ATGGGCAACATCTCCTCCAACATCTCGGCCTTCCAGTCGCTGCACATCGTCATGCTGGGCTTGGACTCGGCCGGCAAGACCACGGTGCTCTACCGGCTCAAGTTCAACGAGTTCGTGAACACCGTGCCCACCATCGGCTTCAACACGGAGAAGATCAAGCTGAGCAACGGCACGGCCAAGGGCATCAGCTGCCACTTCTGGGACgtgggcggccaggagaagcttCGGCCGCTGTGGAAGTCCTACAGCCGCTGCACGGACGGCATCATCTACGTGGTGGACTCGGTGGACGTGGACCGGCTGGAGGAGGCCAAGACAGAGCTGCACAAAGTGACCAAGTTCGCCGAGAACCAGGGCACGCCGCTGCTGGTCATCGCCAACAAGCAGGACCTGCCCAAGTCGCTGCCCGTGGCGGAGATCGAGAAGCAGCTGGCGCTGCACGAGCTCATCCCGGCCACCACCTACCACGTCCAGCCGGCGTGCGCCATCATCGGCGAGGGTCTCACCGAGGGCATGGACAAGCTGTACGAGATGATCCTGAAACGCAGGAAGTCCCTCAAGCAGAAGAAGAAGCGGTAA